A region from the Clostridia bacterium genome encodes:
- a CDS encoding DUF1294 domain-containing protein — protein MIIFYIVLAYFALMSVITGCMYAADKKKAVKGSRRTPEKVLLLMSFFGGAVGGFLTMQIVRHKTKAEHWYFTVVNLLGIAWQVAALVLIFIFRAKMPI, from the coding sequence ATGATTATTTTTTATATCGTTTTGGCCTACTTCGCACTGATGAGCGTCATTACCGGCTGTATGTACGCCGCGGATAAGAAAAAAGCCGTCAAAGGCTCCCGTCGCACGCCCGAAAAGGTGCTACTTCTTATGTCCTTCTTCGGCGGCGCGGTGGGCGGCTTCCTCACCATGCAGATCGTGCGGCACAAGACCAAGGCCGAGCATTGGTATTTCACCGTAGTCAACCTGTTGGGCATCGCTTGGCAAGTGGCGGCGCTGGTCCTTATCTTCATCTTCCGTGCCAAAATGCCCATCTGA